Proteins from a genomic interval of Rhodococcoides fascians A25f:
- a CDS encoding TetR/AcrR family transcriptional regulator — MTQTVDPRARIEERARNKFESKRTELAQATLHTLAELGYARTSLREIAQNSEFSHGVLHYYFTDKLDLITHAVRQYEAICVTRYDEVVANAVDATGLYADFEAKYFATLAADAGIHRLWYDLRNQALFDDSFRTEVLEIEERRVDMIWRVVARYCDLRGTTPSLDRASAYVLLDGIFQRALLHHLAGKPAEIDAARAQLRAAFAMVDCSTPQ, encoded by the coding sequence ATGACACAGACGGTCGATCCGCGCGCGCGTATCGAAGAGCGCGCTCGCAACAAGTTCGAGTCCAAACGAACCGAACTGGCGCAGGCGACGCTGCACACGCTGGCCGAACTGGGTTATGCGCGCACCTCACTCCGCGAGATAGCGCAGAATTCCGAGTTCTCGCACGGCGTCCTGCACTACTACTTCACCGACAAACTCGACCTCATCACGCACGCAGTTCGCCAGTACGAGGCCATCTGTGTCACCCGCTACGACGAGGTGGTAGCCAACGCGGTCGACGCCACGGGCCTCTACGCGGACTTCGAGGCCAAGTACTTCGCCACTCTCGCTGCGGACGCCGGCATCCACCGACTCTGGTACGACCTGCGGAATCAAGCCCTGTTCGACGATTCGTTCCGTACCGAGGTGCTCGAGATCGAAGAGCGTCGGGTGGACATGATCTGGCGCGTGGTGGCTCGCTACTGCGATCTTCGCGGAACCACGCCTTCACTCGATCGGGCGTCGGCGTACGTCCTCCTCGACGGCATCTTTCAGCGGGCCCTTCTGCACCACCTCGCAGGAAAGCCGGCCGAGATCGACGCCGCGCGAGCACAATTGCGCGCCGCTTTCGCGATGGTGGATTGCTCGACGCCTCAGTAG
- a CDS encoding alpha/beta fold hydrolase, producing MTIDRFDLPEPIFVSVGGASVATYELTPDVDVPSADVVFCHGTPWSAQVWIEAARHLGAGHRVYLWDMPGYGRSAQGSDVRTGLPSQMLRFAMLLDHWGLERPFVVAHDIGGAVALGAHLIHGRDYGSLYLWDVVTLDPWGSEFFRLVADNSDVFAALPASLHKALVFEYIAGAAHQQLDPNIVATLTEPWISDKGQPAFYRQIAELRPEDTRPTVDALPRVRCDTSIGWGQQDPWIPVDQAFRLEQLLPGRSNVIILPGVGHLAPLEAPSLVQQALDTWLG from the coding sequence ATGACGATCGACAGATTCGATCTACCGGAGCCCATCTTCGTGTCCGTGGGCGGCGCTTCGGTAGCGACCTACGAGCTGACTCCCGATGTGGACGTGCCATCCGCCGACGTCGTGTTCTGCCATGGAACCCCCTGGTCGGCACAGGTCTGGATCGAGGCCGCTCGACACCTCGGCGCTGGACATCGGGTCTATCTGTGGGACATGCCCGGATACGGCCGCTCCGCACAGGGATCCGATGTGCGGACCGGCCTACCCAGCCAGATGCTGCGTTTCGCGATGTTGCTGGACCACTGGGGGTTGGAGCGGCCCTTCGTCGTCGCACACGACATCGGCGGTGCCGTCGCCCTGGGTGCCCATCTGATACACGGACGCGACTACGGCAGTTTGTACTTGTGGGACGTGGTGACCCTGGACCCGTGGGGGTCCGAATTCTTCCGGCTCGTCGCGGACAACAGTGACGTCTTCGCTGCCTTGCCGGCTTCCCTACACAAGGCGTTGGTCTTCGAATACATTGCAGGAGCGGCACATCAGCAGCTGGACCCAAACATTGTGGCGACGTTGACCGAACCCTGGATATCCGACAAGGGTCAGCCTGCGTTCTACCGACAGATCGCCGAACTGCGCCCCGAGGACACGCGACCGACAGTCGACGCGCTTCCCCGAGTCCGCTGCGACACGTCCATCGGATGGGGTCAACAAGACCCCTGGATTCCCGTCGACCAGGCATTTCGACTGGAACAGTTGTTGCCGGGTCGATCGAATGTGATCATTCTTCCGGGCGTGGGGCACCTGGCGCCGCTGGAAGCTCCATCACTCGTGCAACAAGCCTTGGACACATGGTTGGGTTGA
- a CDS encoding SDR family NAD(P)-dependent oxidoreductase: MTEFEGKRVFVTGSGAGIGKAISTMFIERGARVVVSDIDEGAAAKTAEEIGAAGIANCDVSDEGQVQSAVAQAVEILGGLDIVINNAGIEVSSPLLQQSTESFDKIYAVNVKGTFLVMKAAIGALIESKGNIVNIASLAGVGGTALLGSYCATKAAVIQLTRVAAIEMRASGVRVNAVCPGFADTAMVDRLVPDFEAATQIPFGDLVAAKQGRLGTPEDIAEVALFLASDRATWITGSHYILDGGLSASLV, translated from the coding sequence ATGACCGAGTTCGAGGGCAAGCGAGTATTCGTCACCGGATCCGGAGCCGGCATCGGAAAAGCCATCTCCACGATGTTCATCGAGCGCGGTGCACGCGTTGTCGTCAGCGACATCGACGAAGGTGCAGCAGCGAAGACGGCCGAGGAGATCGGAGCTGCAGGCATCGCCAACTGCGACGTATCCGACGAGGGTCAGGTACAGAGCGCAGTGGCACAGGCTGTCGAGATTCTGGGTGGACTCGACATCGTCATCAACAACGCCGGCATCGAAGTATCGTCACCGCTGCTGCAGCAGTCGACGGAAAGCTTCGACAAGATCTACGCCGTCAACGTCAAGGGCACATTCTTGGTGATGAAGGCCGCGATCGGCGCGCTGATCGAATCGAAGGGGAACATCGTCAACATTGCGTCGCTGGCCGGCGTCGGCGGAACGGCGTTGCTCGGTTCCTATTGCGCCACAAAGGCTGCGGTCATTCAGCTCACCCGGGTCGCGGCCATCGAGATGCGAGCATCGGGAGTACGCGTGAACGCCGTGTGTCCCGGATTCGCCGACACCGCAATGGTCGATCGCTTGGTCCCGGACTTCGAGGCTGCGACCCAGATCCCGTTCGGAGACCTGGTGGCAGCGAAGCAGGGACGACTGGGAACACCGGAGGACATCGCCGAGGTGGCATTGTTCCTCGCATCCGACCGGGCGACGTGGATCACCGGAAGCCACTACATCCTGGACGGCGGTTTGTCTGCGTCGCTGGTGTAG
- a CDS encoding DUF5938 domain-containing protein has protein sequence MPTDKRVVVYGASGYTGRLICEYLREYNIPFLAAGRDEGRVKGILDAVPGIETVEHDVVEVEHTAAALAEAFRGAEIVLNTVGPFSRFGHEVAQACLEIGAHYTDTTGEQDWMIDAETKYGAEFASRNLVLTPGLAQMYSIGEIAANICLETPGLDTLDIEVFWKGHPTVASTNTILTNAAFSKAYYLEQNEYVEWPDDGVMQVVVPGQHDLGLALPWGGTSHPVWFKNDPRVANARALGGVINKPLMLAVPQIISAAMAQMEGKSDAEKYQIIDTVSASVRSETPPRENPRINTSLDSVYASGPLGRVHTVIHGNCNYKQTALLNAFAAAHLLQGPPKKVGFASSCQAFGHRELLGVLRAFGLVLEPIVTAHS, from the coding sequence ATGCCAACGGACAAGCGCGTCGTCGTCTACGGTGCATCGGGATATACCGGCCGACTCATCTGTGAGTACCTGCGCGAGTACAACATTCCCTTCCTGGCCGCCGGACGCGACGAGGGCCGCGTCAAAGGCATTCTCGACGCGGTGCCCGGTATCGAGACCGTCGAACACGACGTCGTCGAGGTCGAACACACGGCCGCGGCCCTGGCCGAGGCGTTTCGTGGGGCCGAGATCGTCCTCAACACGGTCGGGCCGTTCTCTCGATTCGGTCACGAGGTGGCCCAGGCCTGCCTCGAGATCGGGGCGCACTACACCGACACCACCGGTGAGCAGGACTGGATGATCGACGCCGAAACCAAATACGGTGCCGAGTTCGCCTCCCGAAACCTGGTGCTCACGCCAGGTTTGGCGCAGATGTACAGCATCGGCGAGATCGCCGCGAACATCTGCCTCGAGACACCGGGCCTGGACACCCTCGACATCGAGGTGTTCTGGAAAGGGCATCCGACGGTCGCGTCGACCAATACGATTCTCACGAACGCCGCGTTCTCCAAGGCCTACTACCTCGAGCAGAACGAGTACGTGGAGTGGCCGGACGACGGAGTCATGCAGGTAGTGGTGCCCGGCCAGCACGACCTGGGCCTGGCGCTTCCGTGGGGCGGGACATCCCATCCGGTGTGGTTCAAGAACGACCCTCGAGTAGCGAACGCTCGCGCCCTCGGCGGCGTGATCAACAAGCCCCTCATGCTGGCGGTACCCCAAATCATCTCCGCCGCAATGGCTCAGATGGAGGGCAAGTCGGATGCGGAGAAGTACCAGATCATCGACACGGTCTCTGCCTCGGTACGAAGTGAGACACCTCCCCGCGAGAATCCGCGCATCAACACCTCACTCGACTCGGTCTACGCGTCGGGACCACTCGGGCGCGTGCACACGGTGATTCACGGCAACTGCAACTACAAGCAGACCGCACTGCTCAACGCGTTCGCCGCGGCGCATCTGCTGCAGGGACCGCCGAAGAAGGTGGGCTTCGCGTCCAGCTGCCAGGCATTCGGGCATCGGGAACTGCTCGGTGTGCTCCGCGCCTTCGGACTGGTGCTCGAGCCCATCGTCACCGCGCACAGCTGA
- a CDS encoding MerR family transcriptional regulator — protein MKIGEVAEELDVPTHVLRHWDDVGVVVPERLPSGHRDYSEEHVRRLRVLQACQGVGISLADIRLILHRDELGRTAVIEEQLARIRRQQAQLDHAERFLTHVVSCTHDLLTRCAQCSEYSTISSRSK, from the coding sequence GTGAAGATCGGAGAGGTTGCCGAGGAGCTCGACGTTCCGACCCATGTTCTGAGGCATTGGGACGACGTGGGTGTTGTTGTGCCCGAGCGCCTACCGTCGGGCCACCGCGACTACAGCGAGGAACATGTGCGACGACTGCGGGTGTTGCAAGCCTGCCAGGGCGTCGGGATCAGCTTGGCCGATATTCGCCTGATACTTCATCGAGACGAGCTCGGACGAACCGCAGTCATCGAAGAACAACTGGCTCGAATACGACGGCAACAAGCTCAACTCGACCATGCCGAGCGCTTTCTGACGCACGTCGTCTCGTGCACACATGATCTGCTCACCCGATGCGCGCAGTGCAGCGAGTACTCGACAATCTCGAGTCGATCGAAGTGA
- a CDS encoding polyketide cyclase: MNHEAAVASRHVSRVIGRTPDEVYEFAANPANLPRWAAGLANSPVTIDDDRLIAESPMGQVTVRFVPHNDLGVLDHDVTLPSGTVVNNPVRVLSHPNGAEILFTVRQIELSDEEFERDLDMVAEDLKRLAEVLEAQ, translated from the coding sequence ATGAACCACGAAGCCGCTGTAGCAAGTCGACACGTCAGTCGAGTCATAGGGCGCACACCCGATGAGGTGTACGAGTTCGCAGCCAATCCCGCGAACTTACCCAGATGGGCAGCAGGACTGGCGAACAGTCCCGTGACCATCGACGACGATCGACTTATTGCTGAATCGCCGATGGGGCAGGTGACAGTCCGATTCGTGCCACACAACGACCTCGGTGTCCTCGATCATGACGTCACGTTGCCGTCGGGGACCGTAGTGAACAATCCCGTAAGGGTGTTGAGCCATCCGAATGGCGCGGAGATTCTGTTCACGGTCCGCCAGATCGAGCTCAGCGATGAAGAATTCGAGCGCGATCTCGACATGGTCGCCGAAGACCTGAAGAGACTCGCGGAGGTGTTGGAAGCTCAGTGA
- a CDS encoding TetR/AcrR family transcriptional regulator, translating to MARTSDTRDKVVEVALRLFREEGFQATTMRRIADEAGVSLGNAYYYFAGKDELVNELYMVIQRDHRERALSVLVDGGSLSENLAAVLHSGLDVMEPYHAFGGSFLHLALPTSTSSSPFSEESSDARSMAIDLMRTTLSASKQKVPASLKDALPTLLWMIYMGVTLHWVTDSSDNQRRTRALVDGLVPVVSKAVRLARLPVARGLVTDVTGLLKRMTSSEGLDQ from the coding sequence ATGGCCCGCACGTCCGACACTCGCGACAAGGTGGTCGAGGTAGCTCTTCGCCTGTTTCGCGAGGAGGGGTTTCAGGCAACCACGATGCGTCGCATTGCCGACGAAGCAGGCGTCTCACTGGGGAACGCCTACTACTACTTCGCCGGCAAGGATGAGCTCGTCAACGAGTTGTACATGGTGATTCAGCGCGATCATCGCGAGCGCGCGCTCAGCGTTCTCGTCGACGGCGGATCGCTCTCCGAAAATCTGGCCGCTGTATTGCATTCCGGCCTGGACGTGATGGAGCCCTATCACGCGTTCGGTGGATCCTTCCTGCACTTGGCGCTGCCGACGAGCACAAGCTCCAGTCCGTTCTCGGAGGAATCGTCCGACGCCAGATCCATGGCCATCGATCTCATGCGAACCACCCTCAGCGCGTCGAAACAGAAGGTTCCGGCGTCACTGAAAGACGCTCTCCCGACGTTGCTCTGGATGATTTACATGGGAGTCACTCTGCACTGGGTGACCGACTCCTCGGACAACCAGCGACGCACGCGCGCACTGGTCGACGGTCTCGTGCCCGTCGTATCCAAGGCCGTGCGCCTTGCTCGTCTCCCCGTGGCGCGGGGGTTGGTCACCGACGTTACCGGTCTCCTGAAACGAATGACCTCTTCGGAAGGGTTGGACCAGTGA
- a CDS encoding TIGR01777 family oxidoreductase, producing the protein MNDSPSTVVICGASGYIGRYLRRNYEERDIQVKTIGRGTSSDATWSDHGSIVEVLDGADLVVNLAGRSVSCRYNKRNADEIMSSRIQTTAHLGRALADVKTAPELWVNASTGTIYRDSRDRPMDELSGELGSGFSVEVARAWERELFDADVAIRKVALRMSIVLGAGGGAINPIIDLARVGLGGTMGDGGQMFSWVHVADVAQVLDHLYDNRGISGPVNVATPFPVTNTELMHQVRNALGRNHGLPTPAWLLQFGARVIRTETELVLKSRWVDPQVLTDSGFEFRYPRLDDALANIASETPRGLLPVALG; encoded by the coding sequence GTGAACGATTCACCATCGACTGTCGTCATCTGCGGTGCCTCCGGCTACATCGGCCGGTATCTGCGTCGCAACTACGAAGAACGCGATATCCAAGTCAAGACCATCGGGCGCGGAACATCCAGCGATGCAACGTGGTCCGATCACGGCAGCATTGTCGAGGTTCTCGACGGTGCCGATCTGGTCGTCAATCTCGCAGGCCGCTCGGTGAGCTGTCGCTACAACAAGAGAAACGCAGACGAGATCATGTCGTCGCGCATCCAGACGACGGCCCACCTCGGACGTGCCCTGGCCGACGTCAAGACCGCACCCGAGTTGTGGGTCAACGCCAGCACCGGAACCATCTATCGCGATTCCCGTGATCGGCCGATGGACGAACTGTCGGGTGAGCTGGGGTCGGGTTTCTCGGTCGAGGTCGCCCGTGCCTGGGAGCGTGAATTGTTCGACGCCGATGTGGCCATTCGGAAAGTAGCGCTTCGCATGTCGATCGTGTTGGGTGCAGGCGGAGGAGCTATCAATCCGATCATCGACCTGGCACGAGTCGGACTCGGCGGCACGATGGGCGACGGCGGTCAGATGTTCAGCTGGGTGCACGTCGCAGACGTTGCACAGGTTCTCGATCATCTCTACGACAACCGCGGAATTTCAGGCCCCGTCAACGTCGCCACTCCGTTTCCGGTGACCAACACAGAGCTGATGCATCAGGTCCGGAATGCACTGGGCCGCAATCACGGCCTACCGACACCGGCATGGCTGCTTCAGTTCGGTGCACGGGTGATTCGCACCGAGACCGAACTGGTCTTGAAGAGTCGCTGGGTTGATCCACAAGTGTTGACAGACAGCGGTTTCGAGTTTCGATATCCGAGACTGGACGACGCGCTGGCGAACATCGCGTCCGAGACGCCCCGAGGGTTGCTCCCCGTCGCCCTGGGATGA
- a CDS encoding PadR family transcriptional regulator: MPTNALLNPLVLPILGLLVEQPRHSYAIFTELRSRHVHMTVRNGTVYTLIERLRAEGWIRNGDSRTPPAVEITPDGVEALRQNVIRQVRDSELIDGHAFTTALAYVGILDKHDARELLFVRAAAVRDGVARLDDVLSKTDVPPLHMIEAHYMRSKLAHDAEWLEQVIADVDSGNLAWVTGR; encoded by the coding sequence GTGCCGACCAATGCTCTGCTGAACCCGCTGGTCCTACCGATCCTTGGGTTGCTCGTCGAACAACCGCGGCACTCCTATGCGATCTTTACCGAGCTCAGGTCTCGTCACGTGCACATGACCGTGCGCAACGGCACTGTCTACACGCTGATCGAGCGGCTTCGAGCAGAAGGCTGGATTCGAAACGGCGACTCCCGAACGCCTCCGGCCGTCGAAATAACTCCCGACGGTGTGGAAGCGCTCAGGCAGAACGTGATTCGACAGGTGAGGGACTCGGAATTGATTGATGGACACGCCTTCACTACCGCACTGGCGTATGTCGGAATACTCGACAAACACGACGCCCGAGAGTTGTTGTTCGTGCGAGCCGCAGCGGTCCGCGACGGAGTTGCCCGACTGGACGACGTGCTGAGCAAGACCGACGTTCCTCCGCTGCACATGATCGAAGCCCACTACATGCGCTCGAAGCTCGCCCACGACGCTGAATGGCTCGAACAGGTCATCGCCGATGTCGACAGCGGGAATCTCGCCTGGGTGACCGGTCGTTGA
- a CDS encoding SMI1/KNR4 family protein, protein MVYWAMSQVDSMAGVAVRDGYIDGDDAAFGEIADAALASLAEAPSAAVWATLSATHVSVPEFGDSSKTRADLIGDVQRRIRDEENRQRAGGSMPPSSLNTTPPGSVREQWARITDWLHERFPENRISGAESESIEHAISATGQKWPPELVEFFELVDGDTSGPAFVAILPRYQFLNLDHVVVERARMVEIWADVWSSRGLEVPPSAGENAFTFAPAFVPFAGMDGNFLFVDARPGELYGCVSEFDKSGSDERGPRWLSISAMLTDLADSLTQNREFDEGWMWSVEGGALQWDWSRANSVARDIRRAIEGGVARS, encoded by the coding sequence ATGGTCTATTGGGCAATGTCACAGGTGGATTCGATGGCCGGCGTCGCGGTCCGAGACGGCTACATCGACGGCGATGACGCTGCATTTGGCGAGATCGCGGATGCCGCGTTGGCATCCCTGGCGGAAGCGCCGTCGGCCGCCGTCTGGGCGACGTTGAGCGCGACGCACGTCTCGGTACCCGAGTTCGGTGATTCGTCGAAGACTCGCGCAGATCTGATCGGTGACGTGCAGCGGCGTATTCGTGACGAGGAGAACCGGCAGCGAGCCGGCGGATCGATGCCGCCGAGCAGTCTGAATACGACGCCACCAGGATCGGTTCGGGAGCAGTGGGCGCGCATCACGGACTGGCTGCACGAGCGTTTTCCGGAGAACAGGATCTCGGGGGCCGAATCCGAATCGATCGAACATGCGATATCCGCGACTGGGCAGAAGTGGCCTCCGGAGCTGGTCGAGTTCTTCGAGCTGGTCGACGGCGACACCTCGGGGCCCGCATTCGTAGCGATCTTGCCGCGCTACCAATTCTTGAATCTCGACCACGTGGTCGTGGAGCGAGCAAGAATGGTCGAAATCTGGGCCGACGTGTGGAGCTCACGTGGGCTGGAAGTGCCGCCCTCTGCGGGGGAAAATGCCTTCACCTTCGCTCCTGCATTCGTCCCGTTTGCAGGCATGGACGGCAACTTCTTGTTCGTCGACGCCCGTCCCGGCGAGCTGTATGGATGCGTCTCCGAATTCGACAAGTCAGGATCGGACGAACGCGGTCCGCGATGGCTATCGATCAGCGCCATGCTGACAGATCTGGCAGACAGTCTCACCCAGAACAGAGAGTTCGACGAGGGCTGGATGTGGTCCGTCGAAGGCGGCGCGCTTCAGTGGGATTGGAGCCGCGCAAATTCGGTTGCGAGGGACATCAGGCGTGCCATCGAGGGCGGCGTTGCCAGGTCCTGA
- a CDS encoding acyl-CoA synthetase — protein sequence MRLSDYLDKGVSLGRDAPCLTIGDTTRNYGQVYDDTVTIAAGLQHNGIEVGDRVAVLSANDPLALTCVFAISRAGAVWCPINPRNEADENRQLFDLFGCRFLFFQKAFADLVGRIRDQLPRLEWLVCLDGDVPGALSYERWLVEHGSDSVAERRPADGLCMIAGTGGTTGKPKGVRLTEENMMTSTATALMSYPFGDRPRYLALAPLTHSAGVLTFPILSLGGHVVVMGAPDVGKFLSLIEQHGITHAFLPPTVIYGVLDHPDLDITDLSSLRCLWYGAAPMSPTRLEEALTRIGPVLGQLFGQTEAPNMIATLAPADHFRSDGSIAIERLSSAGKPTPLTTVAIMNDDGGLVERGERGEIVVRGPLVMQGYHENPDATAEVGAHGWHHTGDIGYLDDDGYLYVVDRAKDMIITGGFNVYSAEVEQALLSHPAVKECAVVGLPDDKWGERVTAAVLLRPGRDASDEELIAHVKAKIGSIKTPKQIQIWTDLPRSKVGKILKTEVRSTMSHSLSKGSTP from the coding sequence ATGCGGTTGTCCGACTACCTCGACAAAGGGGTGTCGCTGGGCCGAGACGCGCCCTGTCTCACCATCGGTGACACCACTCGAAACTACGGCCAGGTGTACGACGACACGGTGACCATCGCCGCTGGGTTGCAGCACAACGGAATCGAGGTCGGCGATCGGGTCGCGGTGCTCTCCGCCAACGACCCGCTGGCGCTGACCTGCGTGTTCGCGATCTCGCGAGCAGGGGCGGTGTGGTGCCCGATCAACCCGCGCAACGAAGCCGACGAGAATCGGCAACTGTTCGATCTGTTCGGTTGTCGATTCCTGTTCTTCCAGAAAGCCTTTGCAGACCTGGTCGGTCGCATTCGCGACCAGCTCCCTCGGTTGGAATGGCTCGTCTGTCTGGACGGCGACGTGCCGGGAGCACTCTCCTACGAGCGATGGCTCGTCGAACACGGCTCCGATTCTGTTGCCGAGAGACGACCGGCGGACGGCCTGTGCATGATCGCAGGCACGGGTGGCACGACCGGAAAACCCAAGGGAGTGAGACTGACCGAGGAGAACATGATGACCTCCACGGCAACCGCACTCATGAGCTACCCCTTCGGCGACCGGCCTCGTTACCTGGCTCTCGCCCCACTGACGCACTCTGCCGGAGTACTGACGTTTCCCATCCTCAGTCTGGGTGGACACGTCGTTGTCATGGGCGCTCCGGACGTCGGAAAGTTCCTCTCCCTCATCGAGCAACACGGAATCACCCACGCGTTTCTTCCGCCGACCGTGATCTACGGTGTGCTCGATCATCCGGATCTCGACATCACCGATCTGTCGTCGCTGCGGTGCCTCTGGTACGGGGCCGCGCCGATGTCGCCGACTCGACTGGAAGAGGCGCTGACCCGTATCGGCCCGGTTCTCGGACAGCTCTTCGGGCAGACCGAGGCACCGAACATGATCGCCACTCTTGCTCCGGCCGACCATTTCCGTAGCGACGGTTCCATCGCCATCGAACGACTCAGCTCGGCCGGCAAACCGACGCCCCTGACAACGGTGGCGATCATGAACGATGACGGTGGACTGGTCGAACGCGGCGAGCGCGGTGAGATCGTCGTTCGCGGTCCCCTCGTGATGCAGGGCTATCACGAGAATCCGGACGCGACAGCCGAAGTCGGTGCACACGGCTGGCACCACACCGGCGACATCGGGTATCTCGACGACGACGGCTATCTGTACGTCGTCGATCGTGCCAAGGACATGATCATCACGGGCGGGTTCAACGTCTACTCGGCCGAGGTGGAGCAGGCTCTGCTGTCGCATCCGGCGGTGAAGGAATGCGCCGTCGTCGGGCTGCCCGACGACAAGTGGGGCGAACGCGTCACCGCCGCAGTACTTCTGCGTCCTGGCCGGGATGCATCCGACGAGGAGTTGATCGCCCATGTGAAGGCGAAGATCGGAAGCATCAAGACACCCAAACAGATTCAGATATGGACCGACCTTCCCCGCTCGAAAGTGGGAAAGATCCTCAAGACCGAAGTGCGCAGCACCATGTCTCACTCACTATCGAAGGGAAGCACACCATGA
- a CDS encoding aminoglycoside phosphotransferase family protein: MRRLTVWTTDGFSRNLVLRTYTDPASLLHAEDSLLRESAGLTLLSGSGVPAPQLVAFDPTAAHCEYPSLLMTHLPGSTVLTDEGVDERVPLLARQLVEIHAVNAEPRPLEYQAMTTAGSVVVPFGADGEVWAAAIDILRSPVPAYDGRVLHRDFQPGNVLFDIPQNATPRITGVVDWAGASWGPTDLDVAHCSTNLALLHGPQWGQRFASAYEDAGGVLSESTRSRQYWRVRDALACSEEVQLWAAPWREAGRTDLTPRVVQDRLDAYISMLMDANGH; encoded by the coding sequence ATGCGAAGGCTGACCGTCTGGACGACAGATGGATTCAGTCGGAACCTGGTGTTGCGCACGTATACAGATCCAGCCAGCTTGCTACACGCCGAGGATTCATTGCTCCGAGAAAGCGCAGGCCTGACACTTCTTTCGGGCTCGGGCGTGCCGGCTCCCCAACTGGTGGCCTTCGATCCCACCGCTGCCCATTGCGAGTACCCGTCGCTCCTGATGACCCATCTGCCAGGTTCGACGGTTCTCACCGACGAGGGCGTGGACGAGCGGGTCCCCCTTCTTGCCCGGCAACTCGTCGAGATTCACGCGGTGAACGCGGAACCCAGACCCCTTGAGTACCAGGCGATGACGACTGCGGGTTCCGTCGTGGTGCCGTTCGGAGCCGACGGGGAAGTATGGGCCGCCGCAATAGACATACTCCGCAGCCCTGTCCCGGCATACGACGGGCGAGTGCTGCATCGCGACTTCCAACCCGGCAACGTCCTGTTCGACATACCGCAGAACGCCACGCCCCGAATCACCGGCGTTGTCGACTGGGCAGGGGCCTCGTGGGGTCCGACGGACCTCGACGTCGCGCACTGTTCGACCAATCTCGCTCTGCTACACGGGCCTCAGTGGGGACAGCGGTTCGCTTCTGCCTACGAAGATGCCGGCGGCGTTCTCTCCGAGAGCACACGATCGCGGCAATACTGGCGTGTGCGCGACGCACTGGCGTGCTCCGAGGAAGTGCAGTTGTGGGCTGCCCCGTGGCGCGAAGCGGGCCGCACCGACTTGACGCCACGTGTTGTCCAGGATCGATTGGACGCGTACATCTCCATGTTGATGGACGCGAATGGTCACTGA